The Vicia villosa cultivar HV-30 ecotype Madison, WI linkage group LG1, Vvil1.0, whole genome shotgun sequence genome includes a region encoding these proteins:
- the LOC131644256 gene encoding uncharacterized protein LOC131644256, translating to MENGYDEKLAEKFSGMGINQNGQHAHDQPGHSSDNSNNNDNLFQVMKAVEAAEATIKQQVDENNQLRSELLSKIQELEKYRLYESLEKKSHPAVPWKEPGHGSYEARQSFPSLGNHFENSQINGTPKMPNYQLPVDNVGYSQLSSPFTRSISPNRHLPEGDNDSRFSSPRQGLMPMPETNNSNSLVKQDLTIKVGEHEEEIILLRKHLADYSAKEAQIRNEKYVLEKRIAYMRLAFDQQQQDLVDAASKALSYRQDIIEENIRLTYALQDAQQERSTFVSSLLPLLAEYSLQPPVPDAQSIVSNVKVLFKHLQEKLFRTESKLKESQYQLTPWRSDINHANVATQSPLNSIGAPLATSNKNSLELVPQHRYSQVMTQAPVDPQTGTGWDAMNRYQRGMGGGLAANDADDLGRFSPLGSRNSSAHDVPNPQVVTQGDSQNEYYGELSNKQVKFRDPVSHNEVEDLEGDGDHSERETPANWSSGNPSYTTSVDDPGSSYSPYLPPVLEEPSSSFSEAADDDPLPAIEGLQISGEAFPGRELQACGYSIHGTTSCNFEWIRHLEDGSFNYIEGAKQPNYLISADDVDTLLAIEVQPLDNRKRKGEPVQVFANDNKKITCDHEMQSHIEKSFYSGHASYKVSLSTGYLDIWEPAALVIKKEGYSIKCSGPNGVVITEKFSPSTTVVIPYGHISEFIIIGSTGAEHLLRAENNSTDVSGARDTIVLTLRLFIRRAGDRKRGRRKGLFFNK from the exons ATGGAGAATGGTTACGATGAAAAATTGGCCGAGAAATTTTCAGGAATGGGTATTAACCAGAACGGTCAACATGCGCATGATCAACCTGGTCATTCATCTGATAACAGCAACAACAATGATAACTTGTTTCAGGTTATGAAGGCTGTTGAAGCTGCCGAAGCCACCATTAAGCAACAG GTAGATGAGAACAACCAGCTTAGGTCCGAGCTTCTGAGTAAAATTCAGGAACTGGAAAAATAT CGGTTATATGAATCACTGGAGAAAAAATCACATCCAGCTGTTCCATGGAAGGAGCCGGGTCATGGATCTTACGAAGCTCGTCAATCATTTCCATCATTAG GTAACCATTTTGAGAACAGTCAAATAAATGGAACTCCAAAAATGCCAAATTATCAGCTGCCTGTTGATAATGTTGGCTACTCTCAGCTGTCTTCACCATTTACGAGGTCAATCTCTCCAAACAG GCATCTACCAGAAGGAGATAACGATTCTCGATTCAGTTCACCCCGGCAAGGCTTGATGCCAATGCCTGAAACAAATAATTCGAATTCTTTAGTGAAGCAG GATCTGACCATTAAGGTCGGGGAACATGAAGAAGAGATCATTCTATTAAGGAAACATCTAGCAGATTATTCTGCTAAG GAAGCACAAATACGCAATGAAAAATATGTCTTGGAAAAGCGCATAGCATATATGCGTCTG GCCTTTGATCAACAGCAACAAGACCTTGTAGATGCCGCATCAAAGGCTTTATCATACCGGCAAGACATAATTGAAGAAAATATACGTCTTACCTATGCATTGCAG gATGCACAGCAAGAAAGGTCAACCTTTGTTTCATCGTTGCTGCCTCTTCTTGCAGAATACTCCCTGCAGCCACCTGTTCCTGATGCCCAGTCGATTGTTAGCAATGTCAAG GTTTTGTTTAAGCATTTGCAGGAAAAACTTTTTCGCACTGAG TCAAAGCTAAAGGAGTCACAGTATCAACTGACACCTTGGCGTTCAGATATAAACCATGCAAATGTTGCTACACAATCACCATTGAACTCCATTGGTGCACCTTTGGCAACTTCA aaTAAAAATAGCCTTGAACTGGTACCTCAGCATAGGTACTCTCAAGTTATGACTCAAGCCCCCGTTGATCCTCAGACAGGCACTGGTTGGGATGCAATGAATCGCTACCAAAGAGGCATGGGTGGTGGGCTGGCAGCAAATGATGCTGATGACTTGGGGAGATTTTCACCTCTTGGAAGCAG GAATTCTTCAGCCCATGATGTACCCAACCCCCAGGTAGTTACTCAGGGTGATAGTCAGAATGAATACTATGGAGAGTTGTCTAACAAACAAGTCAAATTTCGTGACCCTGTCAGCCACAATGAAGTGGAAGATCTGGAGGGTGATGGGGACCATAGTGAGAGAGAGACACCTGCTAACTGGAGCTCAGGGAATCCTTCTTATACAACCTCTGTTGATGATCCCGGGTCATCATATTCTCCTTATCTACCGCCAGTTCTTGAAGaaccttcttcttcattttccgAAG CAGCAGATGACGATCCACTACCAGCTATAGAGGGCCTTCAAATTTCGGGAGAAGCCTTTCCAGGAAGAGAACTTCAGGCATGCGGATACTCCATCCATGGCACCACCAGTTGTAATTTTGAG TGGATTCGGCATCTGGAAGATGGTTCTTTTAATTATATTGAAG GGGCAAAGCAACCCAACTATcttatcagtgctgatgatgttgATACACTACTTGCCATTGAAGTTCAGCCTCTAGATAACAGGAAGCGCAAG GGAGAACCTGTGCAAGTTTTTGCAAATGATAACAAGAAGATCACTTGTG ATCATGAAATGCAGAGCCACATAGAGAAGAGTTTTTATAGCGGACATGCTTCATATAAAGTTTCCCTTTCG ACTGGATATCTTGATATATGGGAACCAGCCGCTTTGGTCattaagaaggaaggttacagtatCAAATGCAGCGGCCCAAATGGAGTTGTAATCACAGAAAAGTTTTCTCCATCGACCACT GTTGTAATTCCATACGGTCATATATCAGAATTTATTATAATTGGCTCCACTGGTGCAGAACATCTGTTAAGAGCAGAGAACAACTCAACAGATGTCAGTGG TGCTAGAGACACCATTGTGCTCACATTGAGATTATTTATCCGAAGG GCAGGGGACAGAAAGAGGGGAAGGAGGAAGGGATTATTCTTTAACAAGTAA
- the LOC131617340 gene encoding eukaryotic translation initiation factor 6-like: protein MAHRVRFENSCEVGAFSKLTNAYCLVAIGGSESFYSTFEAELSDVIPVIKTSIGGTRIVGRLCIGNKNGLLLPHTTTDQELQHLKNSLPDHVRVQRIEEKLSALGNCIACNDHVALTHTDLDRETEEVLADVLGVEVFRQTVAGNVLVGSYCAFSNKGGLVHPHTSIEDLDELSTLLQVPLVAGTVNRGSEVIGAGMTVNDWTAFCGLDTTATELSVIESVFKLRGGGNPPSCDEDDN from the exons ATGGCACATA GAGTTCGCTTCGAGAATTCTTGCGAAGTTGGTGCCTTCTCAAAACTTACCAATGCATATTGTTTGGTTGCCATTGGAGGCTCGGAAAGTTTCTAcag TACATTTGAGGCTGAGTTATCGGATGTTATCCCTGTGATCAAAACTTCCATTGGTGGAACTCGTATTGTTGGCCGTCTTTGTATTG GAAACAAGAATGGACTTCTATTGCCTCATACCACCACAGACCAAG AACTTCAACATTTGAAAAACAGTCTACCTGATCATGTTCGTGTTCAGCGTATAGAAGAAAAATTATCTGCCCTGGGAAATTGTATAGCATGTAATGACCATGTGGCCCTCACGCACACTGATCTCGACAGG GAAACTGAGGAGGTCCTTGCAGATGTTCTTGGAGTAGAAGTTTTTAGGCAGACAGTTGCCGGCAATGTTCTTGTGGGAAGTTACTGTGCTTTCTCCAACAAAGGTGGTTTG GTCCACCCGCATACTTCGATTGAAGACTTGGATGAACTTTCTACGCTTCTTCAAGTTCCGTTGGTTGCTGGAACTGTTAATCGCGGTAGTGAAGTAATAGGTGCTGGCATGACAGTAAATGATTGGACAGCATTTTGTGGTTTAGACACCACGGCGACAGAACTCTCAGTGATTGAGAGTGTTTTCAAACTGAGGGGGGGAGGCAATCCTCCTAGTTGCGATGAGGATGATAATTGA